The Pseudomonas allokribbensis genome has a window encoding:
- a CDS encoding methyltransferase domain-containing protein, translating to MIDKAFAQADPDWLALIGAAREWLSGPLGQFLLDEERRMLEDELGRFFGGYLVHYGPSAETPPSAPQVQRNVRLGAPLPGVEIVCEEQAWPLSEHAADVVVLQHGLDFCLSPHGLLREAASSVRPGGHLLIVGINPWSTWGLRHVFAHDALHQARCISPSRVADWLNLLGFALEKRRFGCYRPPLASPKWQARLAGWERKAGDWQLSGGGFYLLVARKIVVGLRPVRQERREPMGKLIPLPMAKVNRRRIEP from the coding sequence ATGATCGATAAAGCGTTCGCTCAGGCCGATCCTGACTGGCTCGCCCTGATCGGTGCGGCCCGTGAGTGGCTGTCCGGCCCCCTCGGGCAATTTCTGCTGGACGAAGAGCGCCGCATGCTCGAAGACGAGCTCGGCCGGTTCTTCGGCGGCTATCTGGTGCATTACGGCCCGTCCGCCGAAACGCCGCCGTCGGCGCCGCAGGTGCAGCGCAACGTGCGGCTTGGCGCACCATTGCCCGGTGTCGAGATCGTCTGCGAGGAACAGGCCTGGCCGTTGAGCGAGCACGCCGCCGACGTGGTGGTGTTGCAGCATGGCCTGGATTTCTGCCTGTCGCCCCACGGTTTGCTGCGTGAAGCGGCCAGCAGCGTGCGCCCCGGCGGGCATCTGCTGATCGTCGGCATCAACCCCTGGAGCACCTGGGGCCTGCGTCATGTGTTCGCTCATGACGCCTTGCATCAGGCGCGCTGCATCTCGCCGTCACGGGTCGCCGACTGGCTCAACCTGCTGGGCTTCGCGCTGGAGAAACGCCGCTTCGGGTGCTATCGTCCGCCGCTCGCGTCACCCAAGTGGCAGGCCCGTCTGGCCGGCTGGGAACGCAAGGCCGGCGACTGGCAACTGTCGGGCGGCGGCTTCTATCTGCTGGTTGCGCGCAAGATCGTGGTCGGCCTGCGTCCGGTGCGCCAGGAGCGCCGCGAGCCGATGGGCAAGCTGATTCCGCTGCCGATGGCCAAGGTCAATCGCCGCCGTATCGAACCGTAA
- a CDS encoding microcin C ABC transporter permease YejB, with the protein MLAYIFRRLLLIIPTLFGILLINFVIIQAAPGGPVEQMIAKLEGFEGATSRIAGGGAEVSVAGSAYRGAQGLDPALIKEIEHMYGFDKSAPERLWIMVKNYASLDFGDSFFRDAKVIDLIKEKMPVSISLGLWSTLIMYLVSIPLGIAKATRHGSHFDVWTSSAIIVGYAIPAFLFAILLIVVFAGGSYLDWFPLRGLTSNNFDELSLGGKVLDYFWHLALPVTALVIGNFATMTLLTKNSFLDEINKQYVVTAKAKGLTRHRVLYRHVFRNAMLLVIAGFPSAFIGIFFTGSLLVEVIFSLDGLGLMSFEAAINRDYPVVFGTLFIFTLLGLVVKLIGDLTYTLVDPRIDFASREH; encoded by the coding sequence ATGCTGGCGTATATTTTTCGGCGACTGTTGCTGATCATCCCGACCCTGTTCGGCATTCTGCTGATCAACTTCGTGATCATCCAGGCCGCGCCCGGCGGGCCGGTGGAGCAGATGATCGCCAAGCTCGAAGGCTTCGAAGGCGCCACCAGCCGCATCGCTGGCGGCGGCGCCGAAGTGTCGGTGGCCGGCTCGGCCTATCGCGGCGCGCAAGGCCTGGACCCGGCGCTGATCAAGGAAATCGAGCACATGTACGGTTTCGACAAGTCGGCGCCGGAACGGCTGTGGATCATGGTCAAGAACTATGCGTCCCTGGACTTCGGCGACAGCTTCTTCCGCGACGCCAAGGTCATCGACCTGATCAAGGAGAAGATGCCGGTATCGATCTCGCTGGGGCTGTGGAGCACGCTGATCATGTACCTGGTGTCGATCCCGCTGGGGATCGCCAAGGCCACGCGACACGGCAGTCATTTCGACGTCTGGACCAGTTCGGCGATCATCGTCGGTTATGCGATTCCGGCGTTTCTGTTTGCGATCCTGTTGATCGTGGTGTTTGCCGGTGGCAGTTATCTGGACTGGTTTCCTTTACGCGGCCTGACCTCGAACAACTTCGACGAGCTGAGCCTGGGCGGCAAGGTCCTCGATTACTTCTGGCACCTGGCGCTGCCAGTGACCGCGCTGGTAATCGGCAACTTCGCAACCATGACCCTGCTGACCAAAAACAGCTTCCTCGACGAGATCAACAAGCAGTACGTGGTCACCGCCAAGGCCAAGGGCCTGACCCGTCACCGCGTGCTCTACCGTCATGTGTTCCGCAACGCGATGCTGCTGGTGATCGCCGGGTTCCCGTCGGCGTTCATCGGGATCTTCTTCACAGGCTCCCTGCTGGTGGAAGTGATCTTCTCCCTCGACGGCCTCGGCCTGATGAGTTTCGAGGCGGCGATCAACCGCGATTACCCGGTGGTGTTCGGCACCCTGTTCATCTTCACCCTGCTGGGGCTGGTGGTGAAACTGATCGGCGACCTCACCTACACCCTGGTCGATCCGCGCATCGACTTTGCCAGCCGGGAGCATTGA
- a CDS encoding transglycosylase SLT domain-containing protein yields the protein MSSSIRKSVNSDALTRLAQAIAVAVSATLAGCSSHAPQTEATHTPNIAARAKQKPIWLSEKPSPQVPQDIWERMRGGFQLQEGLGVNPRIEQQRLWFASNPSFLENAGERGSLYIHYIVERLEERNMPLELALLPVIESAYNPMAYSRADAVGLWQFIPSTGRYYNLRQTRFYDGRRDITASTTAAMDYLTRLHDMFNGDWLLALAAYNAGEGTVSRAIERNERLGLPTDYWNLPLPAETQAYVPKLLALSQVVLSPEAYGVNLNPIANEPYFQVVEINQRMDLSKVAAVANIDEDELFQLNPAFKQRTTIDGPQHLLVPTSKAQLLTASLQTMRPEELISPRSLKPVFEGADPTEVAKLKRAYRVKRGDNLASIAKANKVDVKDLQRWNKMTGKNLKVGQTLVMQDTTKRTPARNTSGGRINTVLAANSKTSSKTDNQKQTQYKVKQGDTLYVVAKRFNVEMQHLKRWNPGAGKALKPGQMLTVYQPH from the coding sequence ATGTCGTCATCCATACGTAAGTCCGTCAATTCAGACGCATTGACCCGCCTGGCGCAAGCCATCGCGGTGGCTGTGTCCGCCACGCTGGCGGGCTGTTCCAGCCATGCTCCGCAGACTGAAGCGACCCATACGCCGAACATTGCTGCGCGAGCCAAGCAGAAGCCCATCTGGTTGTCCGAGAAGCCCAGCCCGCAGGTGCCCCAGGACATCTGGGAGCGCATGCGCGGTGGTTTCCAGCTCCAGGAAGGCCTGGGCGTGAACCCGCGCATTGAGCAACAGCGCCTGTGGTTCGCCAGTAACCCTTCCTTTCTCGAGAACGCCGGGGAACGCGGCAGCCTCTACATTCATTACATCGTCGAGCGCCTCGAAGAACGCAACATGCCGCTGGAACTGGCGCTGCTGCCAGTGATTGAAAGCGCCTACAACCCGATGGCCTATTCCCGGGCCGACGCGGTGGGTCTCTGGCAATTCATCCCTTCCACCGGGCGTTACTACAACCTGCGCCAGACCCGTTTCTACGACGGCCGTCGCGACATCACTGCCTCGACCACGGCAGCGATGGATTACCTGACCCGTCTGCACGACATGTTCAACGGTGACTGGCTGCTGGCCCTGGCGGCCTACAACGCCGGCGAAGGCACAGTCAGCCGCGCCATCGAACGCAACGAGCGACTGGGTCTTCCGACCGACTACTGGAACCTGCCGCTGCCGGCAGAAACCCAGGCCTACGTGCCGAAACTGCTGGCGCTGTCGCAAGTGGTGCTGTCGCCGGAAGCCTACGGGGTGAACCTCAACCCGATCGCCAACGAACCGTATTTCCAGGTCGTCGAAATCAACCAGCGCATGGACCTGTCCAAGGTTGCAGCGGTGGCCAACATCGACGAAGACGAGCTGTTCCAGCTCAACCCGGCCTTCAAGCAGCGCACCACCATCGACGGCCCGCAGCACCTGCTGGTGCCGACCTCGAAGGCGCAGCTGCTGACCGCCAGCCTGCAGACCATGCGTCCTGAAGAACTGATCAGCCCTCGATCGCTGAAACCGGTCTTCGAAGGCGCCGATCCGACCGAAGTCGCGAAGCTCAAGCGTGCCTACCGGGTCAAACGCGGTGACAACCTCGCGTCCATCGCCAAGGCCAACAAGGTCGACGTCAAGGACCTGCAACGCTGGAACAAGATGACCGGCAAGAACCTCAAGGTCGGCCAGACCCTGGTCATGCAGGACACCACCAAGCGCACGCCGGCCCGCAACACCAGCGGCGGACGCATCAACACGGTGCTGGCCGCCAACAGCAAGACCAGCAGCAAGACCGACAACCAGAAACAGACCCAATACAAGGTCAAGCAAGGCGACACGCTGTACGTGGTGGCCAAGCGTTTCAACGTCGAGATGCAGCATCTCAAGCGCTGGAACCCGGGCGCTGGCAAGGCGCTCAAGCCTGGGCAGATGCTCACGGTTTACCAGCCGCACTGA
- the gloB gene encoding hydroxyacylglutathione hydrolase produces MIQISALPAFTDNYIWLLQDHATQRCAVVDPGDAAPVQAWLAAHPGWVLADILITHHHHDHVGGVETLKQATDATVYGPASESIPGRDVALKDNDKVRVLGWDFDVYAVPGHTLGHIAYYHHGLLFCGDTLFAAGCGRLFEGTPEQMHHSLGRLASLPEDTLVYCTHEYTLSNLKFAAAVEPGNPNIAARLEKVTQQRQNGVMTLPSTLALEKLTNPFLRTGETLVKQKVDERNGAQNRAPSEVFAALRAWKDKF; encoded by the coding sequence ATGATACAGATCAGTGCCCTGCCCGCCTTCACCGACAACTACATCTGGTTGTTACAGGATCATGCCACCCAGCGTTGCGCGGTGGTCGATCCGGGGGATGCCGCCCCTGTGCAGGCATGGCTCGCTGCGCATCCGGGCTGGGTGCTCGCCGATATTCTGATCACTCATCATCACCATGATCATGTCGGCGGCGTCGAAACGCTGAAGCAGGCAACCGATGCCACGGTCTACGGGCCGGCCAGCGAAAGCATTCCCGGGCGTGATGTGGCGCTCAAGGACAACGACAAGGTGCGTGTGCTCGGCTGGGATTTCGATGTCTACGCCGTTCCCGGCCATACCCTGGGGCACATCGCCTATTACCACCACGGCCTGCTGTTCTGCGGCGACACCCTGTTCGCCGCCGGTTGCGGCCGGTTGTTCGAAGGCACGCCGGAGCAAATGCACCATTCGCTCGGTCGTCTGGCGTCGCTGCCCGAGGACACGCTGGTCTACTGCACTCACGAATACACCCTGAGCAACCTGAAATTTGCCGCCGCCGTGGAACCGGGCAACCCGAACATTGCCGCCCGTCTGGAAAAAGTCACCCAGCAACGGCAGAACGGCGTCATGACCCTGCCCTCGACCCTGGCCCTGGAAAAGCTCACAAACCCGTTTTTGCGTACCGGTGAAACATTAGTTAAACAAAAAGTGGACGAACGGAATGGCGCTCAAAACCGGGCGCCGAGTGAGGTTTTTGCGGCTCTGCGGGCTTGGAAAGATAAGTTCTAA
- a CDS encoding extracellular solute-binding protein, which produces MNAVRTLLVQACGLLFAGLACAAPQHAVTLYNEPPKYPADFKHFDYVNADAPKGGIFRQAGFGGFDSLNPFISKGVPADDVGQIYDTLTKHSLDEPFTEYGLIASKIEKAPDNSWVRFYLHPEARFHDGHPVRAEDVVFSFETLTKEGSPMFRGYYSDVEEAVAEDPLTVLFKFKHNNNRELPLILGQLPVLPKHWWASRDFNKGNLEIPLGSGPYKVAEVKAGRSVRYERVKDYWGKDLPVNRGFYNFDVLTTDYYRDNTVALEALKAGQFDYWLEMTAKNWANAYNIPAVTEGRLVKELIPNGNPTGMQGFVFNLRRPVFQDFRVRQALGLLLDFEWTNKQLFNSAYVRTRSYFENSEMAATGLPDADQLAILDPFRRQLPAQVFSEAFENPKTDASGMIRLQQREAYQLLQEAGWKIVDDKMVDATGKPVVIEFLLAQTEFERVLLPFKRNLADLGIDLVIRRVDVSQYVNRVRSRDFDMIVGSFPQSNSPGNEQREFWMSAAADKPSSRNSMGLKDPVVDHLVENLINADSRKSLVAHARALDRVLQWGYYVIPNWHIKSWRVAYWNHIGHPKVSPKYDIGINTWWVKPDTKPAVEVQTQLQADPVGTE; this is translated from the coding sequence ATGAACGCCGTTCGCACCCTGCTCGTGCAGGCTTGCGGCCTGTTGTTCGCCGGGCTGGCCTGCGCCGCCCCGCAACACGCCGTGACGCTGTACAACGAGCCGCCGAAATACCCCGCCGACTTCAAGCACTTCGATTACGTGAACGCCGACGCGCCCAAGGGCGGGATTTTCCGTCAGGCCGGTTTTGGCGGCTTCGACAGCCTCAATCCATTCATCAGCAAAGGCGTGCCGGCGGACGATGTCGGGCAGATCTACGACACCCTGACCAAGCACAGCCTCGACGAGCCGTTCACCGAATACGGCCTGATCGCCAGCAAGATCGAAAAGGCCCCGGACAACAGCTGGGTGCGCTTCTACTTGCACCCCGAAGCGCGCTTCCACGACGGTCACCCGGTGCGCGCCGAAGACGTGGTGTTCAGCTTCGAGACCCTGACCAAGGAAGGCTCGCCGATGTTTCGCGGCTACTACAGCGACGTCGAAGAAGCCGTCGCCGAAGACCCGCTCACGGTGCTGTTCAAGTTCAAGCACAACAACAATCGCGAGCTGCCGCTGATCCTTGGCCAGTTGCCGGTGCTGCCGAAACACTGGTGGGCCAGTCGCGACTTCAACAAGGGCAATCTGGAAATCCCGCTGGGCAGCGGCCCGTACAAGGTCGCCGAAGTGAAGGCCGGACGCTCGGTGCGTTACGAGCGGGTCAAGGATTACTGGGGCAAGGACCTGCCGGTCAATCGCGGGTTCTACAACTTCGACGTGCTGACCACCGACTATTACCGCGACAACACCGTCGCACTGGAAGCGCTGAAGGCCGGGCAGTTCGACTACTGGCTGGAAATGACCGCGAAGAACTGGGCCAACGCCTACAACATCCCGGCCGTCACCGAGGGCCGACTGGTCAAGGAACTGATCCCCAACGGCAACCCGACCGGCATGCAAGGCTTCGTCTTCAACCTGCGTCGCCCGGTGTTCCAGGACTTTCGCGTGCGTCAGGCACTGGGTCTGTTGCTTGACTTCGAATGGACCAACAAGCAACTGTTCAACAGCGCCTACGTGCGCACCCGCAGCTACTTCGAGAACTCGGAAATGGCCGCCACCGGCCTGCCGGACGCCGATCAACTGGCGATCCTCGACCCGTTCCGCCGCCAGCTCCCGGCGCAGGTGTTCAGCGAAGCCTTCGAGAACCCGAAGACCGACGCCAGCGGCATGATCCGCCTGCAGCAACGCGAGGCCTATCAACTGCTGCAAGAGGCCGGGTGGAAGATCGTCGACGACAAAATGGTCGACGCCACCGGCAAACCGGTGGTCATCGAATTCCTGCTGGCCCAGACCGAATTCGAACGGGTGCTGCTGCCATTCAAACGCAACCTCGCGGACCTTGGCATCGATCTGGTGATCCGCCGCGTCGACGTCTCGCAATACGTCAACCGTGTGCGTTCGCGGGACTTCGACATGATCGTCGGCAGCTTTCCGCAGTCCAACTCACCCGGTAACGAGCAACGCGAATTCTGGATGAGCGCCGCCGCCGACAAGCCGAGCAGCCGCAACTCGATGGGCCTGAAGGACCCGGTGGTCGATCATCTAGTGGAGAACCTGATCAACGCCGATTCGCGCAAAAGCCTGGTGGCCCACGCCCGCGCTCTCGACCGCGTGCTGCAATGGGGTTACTACGTGATCCCCAACTGGCACATCAAGAGCTGGCGCGTGGCGTACTGGAACCACATCGGCCACCCGAAAGTCTCCCCCAAGTACGACATCGGCATTAACACCTGGTGGGTCAAACCCGACACAAAACCTGCGGTAGAAGTGCAAACCCAACTGCAAGCCGACCCTGTGGGCACGGAGTAA
- a CDS encoding ABC transporter permease: MNLSPLNRRRFELFKANKRGWWSLWLFLILFGLSLGAELIANDKPLVVHYDNNWYFPAVKRYPETTFGGEFPLEANYKSPYIQELLKAKDAWVLWAPIPFSYQSINYDLKVPAPAPPSADNLLGTDDQGRDVLARVIYGFRISVLFALTLTVLSSIIGVIAGALQGFYGGWVDLAGQRFLEIWSGLPVLYLLIILASFVQPNFWWLLGIMLLFSWMSLVDVVRAEFLRGRNLEYVRAARALGMQNGAIMFRHILPNAMVSTMTFMPFILTGAIGTLTALDFLGFGLPAGSPSLGELVAQGKSNLQAPWLGMSAFAVLALMLSLLVFIGESARDAFDPRK; encoded by the coding sequence ATGAACCTGTCCCCTCTCAACCGCCGGCGCTTCGAACTGTTCAAGGCCAACAAGCGTGGCTGGTGGTCGCTGTGGCTGTTTTTGATCCTGTTCGGCCTGAGCCTCGGCGCCGAACTGATCGCCAACGACAAGCCGCTGGTGGTGCACTACGACAACAACTGGTACTTCCCGGCGGTCAAGCGTTACCCGGAAACCACCTTCGGCGGCGAATTTCCTCTGGAAGCCAACTACAAGAGCCCGTACATCCAGGAACTGCTCAAGGCCAAGGACGCGTGGGTACTGTGGGCACCGATTCCGTTCAGCTACCAGAGCATCAACTACGACCTGAAAGTCCCGGCCCCTGCCCCGCCGTCAGCGGATAACCTGCTGGGCACCGACGATCAGGGCCGCGATGTGTTGGCGCGGGTGATCTACGGTTTCCGGATTTCGGTGCTGTTCGCCCTGACACTGACCGTGCTCAGCTCGATTATCGGTGTGATCGCCGGGGCCTTGCAGGGCTTCTATGGCGGCTGGGTCGATCTGGCCGGCCAGCGCTTCCTGGAGATCTGGTCGGGCTTGCCGGTGCTGTACCTGCTGATCATTCTCGCCAGTTTCGTCCAGCCGAATTTCTGGTGGCTGCTGGGGATCATGCTGCTGTTCTCGTGGATGAGTCTGGTGGACGTGGTGCGCGCCGAGTTCCTGCGCGGGCGCAACCTCGAATACGTGCGTGCGGCCCGGGCGCTGGGGATGCAGAACGGCGCAATAATGTTCCGCCACATTCTGCCCAACGCCATGGTCTCGACCATGACCTTCATGCCGTTCATCCTGACCGGCGCCATCGGCACCCTCACCGCGCTGGACTTCCTCGGCTTCGGCTTGCCGGCCGGCAGTCCGTCGCTGGGCGAACTGGTGGCCCAGGGCAAATCCAACCTGCAGGCGCCGTGGCTGGGCATGAGCGCGTTTGCGGTGCTGGCGCTGATGTTGAGTCTGCTGGTGTTTATCGGCGAGTCCGCTCGCGATGCCTTCGACCCGAGGAAGTGA
- a CDS encoding ABC transporter ATP-binding protein has product MNQDNLIEVRDLAVEFGTGERSHRVVEGVSFDIKRGETLALVGESGSGKSVTAHSILRLLPYPLARHPAGSITYSGQNLLELSEKTIRHIRGNRIAMIFQEPMTSLNPLHSIEKQINEVLGIHKGLTGKVATKRTLELLEMVGIPEPHKRLKALPHELSGGQRQRVMIAMALANEPELLIADEPTTALDVTVQLKILDLLKELQARLGMALLLISHDLNLVRRIAHRVCVMQRGCIVEQASCEELFRSPQHPYTRELLAAEPSGGPASNKIGAPLLQVEDLKVWFPIKKGLLKRTVDHVKAVDGINFSLPQGQTLGIVGESGSGKSTLGLAILRLIGSKGAIRFEGKQLDCLTQNEVRPLRREMQVVFQDPFGSLSPRMCVSDIVGEGLRIHKMGTAAEQEAAIIAALKEVGLDPETRHRYPHEFSGGQRQRIAIARALVLKPALILLDEPTSALDRTVQRQVVELLRSLQAKYNLTYLFISHDLAVVKALSHQLMVVKHGQVVEQGDAQAIFAAPQHPYTQQLLEAAFLAPATAQ; this is encoded by the coding sequence ATGAATCAGGACAATCTGATCGAAGTGCGCGACCTCGCCGTCGAATTCGGCACGGGCGAGCGCTCGCACCGAGTGGTCGAGGGCGTCAGCTTCGACATCAAGCGCGGCGAAACCCTGGCCCTGGTCGGCGAGTCCGGCTCGGGCAAGTCGGTGACGGCGCACTCGATCCTGCGCCTGCTGCCCTACCCGCTGGCCCGTCATCCTGCGGGCAGCATCACCTATTCCGGGCAGAACCTGCTGGAACTGAGCGAAAAGACCATCCGCCACATCCGCGGCAACCGGATCGCGATGATCTTCCAGGAGCCAATGACCTCGCTCAACCCGCTGCACTCGATCGAAAAGCAGATCAACGAAGTGCTCGGCATCCACAAGGGCCTGACCGGCAAAGTCGCGACCAAGCGTACGCTGGAGTTGCTGGAGATGGTCGGCATCCCCGAGCCGCACAAGCGCCTCAAGGCCCTGCCCCACGAATTGTCCGGCGGTCAGCGCCAGCGGGTGATGATCGCCATGGCCCTGGCCAACGAGCCGGAACTGCTGATCGCCGACGAGCCGACCACCGCGCTGGACGTGACCGTTCAGCTGAAAATCCTCGACCTGCTCAAGGAATTGCAGGCTCGATTGGGCATGGCGCTGCTACTGATCAGTCACGATTTGAACCTGGTGCGAAGAATTGCGCATCGCGTATGTGTCATGCAGCGCGGTTGCATCGTCGAACAGGCATCGTGCGAAGAGCTGTTCCGTTCTCCGCAGCATCCGTACACTCGGGAGCTGCTGGCGGCGGAGCCCAGCGGAGGCCCGGCGAGCAATAAAATCGGGGCGCCGCTGTTGCAGGTCGAGGACTTGAAAGTCTGGTTCCCGATCAAGAAAGGCCTGCTCAAGCGCACGGTGGATCACGTCAAGGCAGTGGACGGCATCAATTTCAGCCTGCCTCAGGGTCAGACCCTGGGGATCGTGGGAGAAAGCGGTTCCGGCAAGTCCACTCTGGGCTTGGCGATTTTGCGGCTCATCGGCAGCAAAGGCGCGATCCGTTTTGAAGGCAAGCAGCTAGACTGCCTGACGCAGAACGAGGTTCGCCCGTTGCGTCGGGAGATGCAGGTGGTGTTTCAGGACCCGTTTGGCAGCCTGAGCCCGCGGATGTGCGTGAGCGACATCGTTGGCGAAGGCTTGCGGATCCACAAGATGGGTACCGCCGCCGAGCAGGAAGCGGCGATTATTGCGGCATTGAAGGAGGTAGGTCTGGATCCGGAAACCCGGCACCGCTACCCCCATGAATTTTCCGGTGGGCAGCGGCAGCGTATCGCCATTGCCCGGGCTTTGGTGCTCAAACCGGCGCTGATCCTGCTGGACGAGCCGACTTCGGCGCTCGACCGGACGGTGCAGCGGCAAGTGGTGGAGCTGTTGCGTTCACTGCAAGCCAAGTACAACCTGACGTATTTGTTCATCAGCCATGATCTGGCTGTTGTGAAAGCGCTGAGCCACCAGTTGATGGTGGTCAAGCATGGCCAAGTGGTCGAACAGGGAGACGCGCAAGCAATCTTTGCCGCTCCCCAACATCCGTATACACAGCAGTTGCTGGAAGCCGCTTTTCTGGCACCAGCCACTGCGCAATAA
- a CDS encoding extracellular solute-binding protein, with product MKRPLLLLLISLALSSPVSATITESHGYAQFGTLKYPARFTHFDWVNPQAPKGGTLRVMAFGTFDTLNPYTFKGTSPVTTPNFLQYGINELNEPLMVGTGQYSPSGDEPASSYGLIAQSVEYSEDRSWVVFNLRPEARFHDGTPITAYDVAFSYRLLLKEGHPLYRTALQEVLRVDILNPQRIRFVMKRSGNPLLILRLGELPVLPQHYWKGRDFKATTFEPPLGSGPYRITSVTPGRQLVFERVKDYWGKDLPVNRGKYNFDRMEVEFYRDSDVAFEAFKAGEFDIYIEHQAKNWANGYNFPAIRRGDVIKAQIPHQIPTQSQGLFMNTRRPTFAEVKVREALGLMFDFEWTNRALFSDAYKRTTSYYPNSEFSASGLPVGHEWLMLKPYKDQLPARLFTEPFTLPQTDGRGIPRETMRKALALLAEAGWKLNGQRLQNAAGQPLSFELLLVNPNLERILQPYIENLNSIGIDARLRTVDRAQYKQRLDQFDFDMILMTLNQTLSPGLEQWQYFHSSQVGVKGSKNYAGIANPVVDHLLEQLLAARTRDEQVAAGKALDRVLLWQHYSIPNWYLNYHRLAYRNRFAFVSTPPYTLGLSAWWLKSSEKGQ from the coding sequence TTGAAGCGTCCCCTCCTCCTGCTCCTGATCAGCCTGGCCTTGAGCTCCCCCGTCAGCGCGACGATCACCGAAAGTCACGGTTATGCGCAGTTCGGCACGCTCAAGTACCCGGCCAGATTTACCCACTTCGACTGGGTCAACCCGCAAGCGCCCAAGGGCGGCACCTTGCGGGTGATGGCGTTTGGCACCTTCGATACGCTGAATCCCTACACCTTCAAGGGCACCAGCCCGGTCACCACCCCGAATTTCCTGCAATACGGCATCAACGAGCTGAACGAGCCGCTGATGGTCGGCACCGGCCAGTATTCGCCTTCCGGCGATGAACCGGCCTCCAGCTATGGCCTGATCGCTCAATCGGTGGAATACAGCGAAGACCGCAGCTGGGTGGTGTTCAACCTGCGCCCCGAAGCACGTTTCCACGACGGCACGCCGATCACCGCCTACGACGTGGCGTTCTCCTATCGCCTGTTGCTCAAGGAAGGTCATCCGCTGTATCGCACCGCCCTTCAGGAAGTGTTGCGGGTCGACATCCTCAACCCGCAGCGCATTCGTTTCGTGATGAAACGCTCGGGCAACCCGCTGCTGATCCTGCGTCTGGGCGAGTTGCCGGTGCTGCCCCAGCATTACTGGAAGGGCCGCGACTTCAAGGCCACCACGTTCGAACCGCCGCTGGGCAGCGGACCGTACCGCATCACCTCGGTGACGCCGGGGCGGCAACTGGTGTTCGAGCGGGTCAAGGATTACTGGGGCAAGGATTTGCCGGTCAATCGCGGCAAGTACAACTTCGATCGCATGGAAGTCGAGTTCTACCGCGACAGCGACGTGGCCTTCGAAGCCTTTAAGGCCGGTGAGTTCGACATCTACATCGAGCATCAGGCGAAGAACTGGGCCAACGGCTACAACTTCCCGGCGATCCGTCGTGGCGATGTGATCAAGGCGCAGATCCCGCACCAGATCCCGACCCAGAGCCAGGGCTTGTTCATGAACACCCGCCGCCCGACTTTCGCCGAGGTGAAGGTTCGTGAGGCGTTGGGCCTGATGTTCGACTTCGAGTGGACCAACCGCGCGCTGTTCAGCGACGCCTACAAGCGCACCACCAGTTACTACCCCAACAGCGAATTCAGCGCCAGCGGTCTGCCGGTCGGTCACGAATGGCTGATGCTCAAACCGTACAAGGATCAATTGCCGGCCCGACTGTTCACCGAGCCGTTCACGCTGCCGCAGACCGACGGGCGCGGCATTCCCCGTGAAACCATGCGCAAGGCCCTCGCATTGCTGGCCGAGGCTGGCTGGAAGCTCAATGGCCAGCGCTTGCAGAACGCTGCCGGCCAACCGCTGAGTTTCGAACTGCTGCTGGTCAATCCGAACCTTGAGCGGATCCTTCAACCGTACATTGAAAACCTCAACAGCATCGGCATCGACGCACGCCTGCGCACGGTGGACCGCGCCCAGTACAAACAACGCCTGGATCAGTTCGATTTCGACATGATCCTCATGACCCTCAACCAGACCCTCAGCCCGGGTCTGGAACAGTGGCAGTACTTCCATTCCAGCCAGGTCGGGGTCAAGGGCAGCAAGAATTACGCGGGCATCGCCAACCCGGTGGTCGATCATCTGCTCGAGCAATTGCTCGCCGCCCGCACCCGCGACGAACAGGTCGCCGCCGGCAAGGCGCTGGACCGCGTGCTGCTCTGGCAGCACTACAGCATTCCCAACTGGTACCTCAATTATCACCGTCTGGCGTACCGCAACCGGTTCGCCTTCGTCAGCACGCCGCCCTACACCCTGGGCCTGAGCGCGTGGTGGCTGAAATCTTCGGAGAAAGGTCAATGA